The Entelurus aequoreus isolate RoL-2023_Sb linkage group LG03, RoL_Eaeq_v1.1, whole genome shotgun sequence genome contains the following window.
CAACAACAAACCATCATTAAAATTTTTGTTAGCGACAACCCCCCGTCATTAACATTATTGTTAACGACAACACGCCATAGTTAGTATCATTGTTAGCAACAACGCGTCCTCAATAGCACCATTGTTAGCAGCAACAGAACATTGTTGGCATCATCGTTAGCAACAACACACCATCATTAACATTATTGTTAGCAACAACACGCCATTGTTAGCATCATTGTTGGCAACAACACGCCATCATTAGCATCATTGTTAGCAACAACGCGTCCTCAATAGCATCTTTGTTAGCAGCAACAGAACATTGTTGGCATCATTGTTAGCAACAACAAACCATCATTAAAATTTTTGTTAGCGACAACCCCCCGTCAATAACATTATTGTTAGCAACAACACGCCATCGTTAGCATCATTGTTAGCAACAACGCGTCCTCAATAGCATCTTTGTTAGCAGCAACAGAACATTGTTGGCATCATTGTTAGCAACAACAAACCATCATTAAAATTTTTGTTAGCGACAACCCCCCATCATTAACATTATTGTTAGCAACAACACGCCATCGTTAGCATCATTGTTAGCAACAACGTGTCCTCAATAGCATCATTGTTAGCAGCAACAGGACATTGTTGGCATCATTGTTAGCAACAACACGCCATCATTAAACATTATTGTTGGTGACAACACGCTATTGTTAGCATCATGGTTAATAACAACATgctattattaacattattgttAGTGACAACCCGCCACTATTGGCATCAAGGTTAGTAACAACACGCCATCATTAACAATATTGTTAGCGACAACACACAATTGTTAGCATTATGGTTAGCGATAACATGCTATTATCAACATTATTGTTAGCTACAACACGCCATTTTTAGCATCATGGTTAGTAACAACAAGCCATCATGAACATTATAGTTAGCAACAACACGCCATTGCTAGCATCATGGTTAGTAACAACATGCAATCATTAACATTATTGTTAGCGACAACACGCCATAGTTAACATCATTGTTAGCAACAACCCGCCATTATTAACATTATTGTTAGCGACAACATGCCATCGTTACCatcgttgttagcaacagcacaCCATCGTTAGCAGTAATGTTAGCAACAACTCGCAATTGTCAGCATCATGGTTAGCAACAACTCACTATTGTTAGCATTTTTGTTAGCAACAACTGGCCATTGTTAGCATCATGGTTAGCAACAACTGGCCATCGTTAGCATCACTGTTAGCAACAACAGAACATTGTCTGCATTGTTGATAGCAACAACACGCCTTGTTAGTAACAACAGAACATCATCCGCATCATTGTTAGCAACAACACGACATAGTTAACATCATTGTTGGCAACAACAGAACATTGTCTGCATTGTTGATAGCAACAACACGCCTTGTTAGCAACAACAGAACATCATCCACATCATTGTTAGCAACAACACGACATAGTTAACATCATTGTTGGCAACAACACGCCATTGTTAGCATCATTGTAAGCAACAACACGCCATTGTTAGCATCATTGTAAGCAACAACACGCCATTGTTAGCATCATTGTTAGCAACAACATGCCATGGTTAGCAGTACTGTTAGCAACAACTCGCCATCGTCACCATCTGTCTTTGCTAATAACTgccgaaaatggatggacggatggatgttaGCATTATGGTTAGCGACAACTGGCCATTGTAAGCATCATTGTTAGCAACTACTGGCCATTGTTAGCATCTTGGTTAGCAACAACAGAACATCGTTGAGATCATTGTTAGCAACAACACACCTTGTTAGCATCACCATTAGCAACTACAAAACATCATCGGCATCATTGTTGGCAACAACACACCATCGTTAGCGTCATTGTAAGTAACAACATGTCATCGTTAGCATCATGGTTGGCAACAACTGGCCATTGTAAACATCATTGTTACCAACTACTGGTCATTGTTAGCATCATGATTAGCAACAACTGGACATCGTTAGCATCATGGTTAGCAACAACTGGTCTTTGTTGGCATCCTGGTTAGCAACAACTGGCCATTGTTAGCATCATGGTTAGCAACAACTGGCCATTGTTAGCGTCATTGTTAGCAACAACTGGCCATAGTTGGCATCATGGTTAGCAACAACTGGCCATAGTTGGCATCATGGTTAGAAACCACTGGCCATTGTTAGCATTATGGTTAGCAACAACTGGCCATGGGTGTTAtgggtttgttttttgtttttttggtcataaagaaatacagtcatgtgtgcttacggactgtatccctgcagacggtactgatttatattgatatataatgtatatattgtgtattttatgttgatttaaataaaaaaataaaaggtattttattttttagtttttgtgcggcctcggcccggtggttggggaccactgttctagcacatacgctgcaatttctctatcaatgttgtcctgggtagcagtgcctccgttaaaatccagccgctgtgtgtctctctttactagcttcgtcgaagcatgttgcttttgtagctgtttcagcagatttgaatggCTGTTTTGGGcaatagataggatctttgatccaagacacaacttacatttgtctaaaattttcttttctttgtgctcgacaaaagaaaagtagtgagaatatctccatgttaagaaactcgacttctgctccgccatgatgtcttgttagtaaacacagataCGCCCCCCGGCCccacacacacagcgcctcttctcttccttgtgacacaggaagaatcagaaggacgacacagcaactctccaataaaacacactcagatcttctcagtttctagccgatactatataaaaaataacgtagtaacgcatcatgtagtaacggtaactgagttactgaatataaaaaactacgtgttagactactagttacagtaacgtgttacttcCAACACTGGTTAGCATCATGGTTAGCAACAAGTGGCCATTATTAGCATCATGGTTAGCAACAAGTGGCCATTGTTAGCATCATGGTTAGCAACAAGTGGCAATTGTTAGTATCATGGTTAGCAACAAGTGGCCATTGTTAGCATCATGGTTAGCAACAAGTGGCCATTGTTAGCATCATGGTTAGCAACAGGTGGCCATTGTTAGCATCATGGTTAGCAACAAGTGGCCATTGTTAGTATCATGGTTAGCAACAAGTGGCCATTGTTAGTATCATGGTTAGCAACAAGTGGCCATTGTTAGTATCATGGTTAGCAACAAGTGGCCATTGTTAGTATCATGGTTAGCAACAAGTGGCCATTGTTAGCATCATGGTTAGCAACAGGTGGCCATTGTTAGCATCATGGTTAGCAACAGGTGGCCATTGTTAGCATCATGGTTAGCAACAAGTGGCCATTGTTAGCATCATGGTTAGCAACAGGTGGCCATTGTTAGCATCATGGTTAGCAACAAGTGGCCATTGTTAGCATCATGGTTAGCAACAAGTGGCCATTGTTAGCATCATGGTTAGCAACAAGTGGCCATTGTTAGCATCATGGTTAGCAACAAGTGGCCATTGTTAGTATCATGGTTAGCAACAAGTGGCCATTGTTAGTATCATGGTTAGCAACAACTGGCCATCGTTACCACCACTGTTAGTAACAACAGAACATTGTTAGCATCATTGCTAGCAACAAGTGGCCATTGTTAGCATCATGGTTAGCAACAAGTGGCAATTGTTAGTATCATGGTTAGCAACAAGTGGCAATTGTTAGTATCATGGTTAGCAACAAGTGGCCATTGTTAGCATCATGGTTAGCAACAGGTGGCCATTGTTAGCATCATGTTAGCAACAAGTGGCCATTGTTAGCATCATGGTTAGCAACAAGTGGCCATTGTTAGCATCATGGTTAGCAACAAGTGGCCATTGTTAGTATCATGGTTAGCAACAAGTGGCCATTGTTAGTATCATGGTTAGCAACAAGTGGCCATTGTTAGTATCATGGTTAGCAACAAGTGGCCATTGTTAGTATCATGGTTAGCAACAAGTGGCCATTGTTAGTATCATGGTTAGCAACAACTGGCCATCGTTACCACCACTGTTAGTAACAACAGAACATTGTTAGCATCATTGCTAGCAACAAGTGGCCATGGTTGTAGTGTGAAAGTATGCTGCAGGTGTGAAAGGTTGCAGTGTGAGATGTTCTTGCTGACTCACCTCATCTTTCACTTCCTTCTTGACCTGCTTGAGGTTGGCCCTCAGGTCCAAGTTGACCGTGTGCTTGGAGCCCAGCAGAGCTTTCAACATGGCGTCCGCAGACATGCGCACCTTCTTCAGGGTGGGCTTCCTGAACTTGCCCATCAGGTCTTGAACCTTAATTTTCAGATCTTCAATCTGGAAGACGTTCAGGTGTCACACCTTCACTTTTTACATCACCACCTTCTACCTGCAGCTGCTACGCCACATGATTACATCAATGTGCCGCTTATTAACATTTCTTTCAACCGAAAAAATCATGTATCCTGATActaggcgccatcttagaagcatGCTAACCTcgctatgctagcatgctaaagttttttgctagcattttggctaattttatttgtttaaactagggatgtccgataatggctttttggcgatatccgatattgtccaactctttaattaccgatacagatatcaaccgataccgatatatacagtcgtggaattaacacattattatgcctaatttggacaaccaggtatggtgaagataaggtccatttttataaaatgtgtaaaataaaataggataaataaattaaaaacattttcttgaataaaaaagaaagtaaaacaatataaaaacagttacatagaaactagtaattaatgaaaattagtgcaattaactgttaaaggttagtactattagtggaccagcagcacgcacaatcatgtgtgcttacggactgtattccttgcagactgtattgatatatattgatatataatgtaggaagcagaatattaataacagaaagaaacaacccttttgtgtgaatgagtgtgaatgggggatggaggttttttgggttggtgcactaattgtaagtatatcttgtgtttttttatattgatttaataaaaaaataaaaaataaaaaccgataccgataaataaactgataccgataatttccgatattacattttaaagcatttatcggccgatattatcggacatctctagtttaaaccCCCCAAAAATATCTTGCTTTTCAATACTTGCCGCcctcttagaagtatgttaaccTTAAAAATCACATCTTCTGATACCAGTGCCATCTTAAacgtatgctaactttttctatGATAGCATGctgcgctagcatgctaacaatctaTGCAAGCAATTTTGCtattttaaatttgtttaaacctaaaaattatgGTTTtaaatacttggcaccatcttaaaagtacgcCAACTTATGTCATCattctaactagggatgtccgataatggctttttgccgatattccgatattgtccaactctttaattactgataccgatatcaaccgataccgatatatacagtcgtggaattaacacattgttatgcctaatttggacaaccaggtatggtgaagataaggtccttttttaaaaaattaataaaataaaataagagataaattaaaaacattttcttgaataaaaaagaaagtaaaacaatataaaaactgttacatagaaactagtaattaatgaaaaggagtcaaattaactgttaaaggttagtactattagtggaccagcagcacgcacaatcatgtgtgcttacggactgtatcccttgcagactgtattgttatatattgatatataatgtaggaaccagaatattaataacagatagaaacaacccttttgtgttttttgggttggtgcactaattgtaagtgtatcttgtattttttatgttgatttaataaaaaaaaaaacgatacagataataaaaaaaaaacgataccgataatttccgatattacattttaaagcatttatcggccgatattatcggacatctctaattctaacgttagcaagctaaagttttttgctagcattttggctaattttatttgtttaaacccaccccaaaaaaatcaTGCTATTCAATACTTGCCGccctcttagaagtatgctaaccttAAAAATCACATCTactgatacttggtgccatcttaaacgtatgctaactttttctatgttagcatgctgcgctagcatgctaacaatctaTGCAAGCAATTTTGCtattttaaatttgtttaaacctaaaaattatgGTTTtaaatacttggcaccatcttaaaagtacgcCAACTTTTCCAATGTcatcatactaacgttagcatgctaaacttttttgctagcattttgactaattttatttgtttaaacccaccccaaaaaaatcaTGCTATTCAATACTTGCCGccctcttagaagtatgctaacgtttcctatgtcatcatgctaacgtttgcatgacaaagttttatgctagcattttagacaATTTGATGTTTAActtaaaaatcatagattgtgatacTTTGCGCCATCTTAGAAGCATGTTAATGTCCTCTATGCTTGTATGCTAAAGTTTTGTGCTAGCATTTTAGTTAATTCTATATGTTTAACCTTAAAAATCATATCtactgatacttggcgccatcttaaaagtatgctaactttttctatGCAAGCAATTTTGCTATTATAAATTTGTTTAAACCTCAAAATTATGGTTTTAAATACTTGGcaccattttagaagtatgccaACTTTTCCAATGTCATTatgctaacgtcagcatgctaatgttttatgccagcatttcagctaattttaTACGTTCaatctaaaaatcatggattttgatacctgccgccattttagaagtatgttaacgtctcctatgttagcatgctaatgttttctgctagcattttagctaattttgtatgttcaaCCTAAAAATCACGGATTCTGATACTTGCCACCATCTTGTAGGTATGCTAACTTATTTTATGTTTGCACGCTAacatttcatgctattatttttgctaattgttcttgtttaaataaaaaaaatcatgcctTTTAATACTTGGGATGAAGAACTAACTTCTATATTAACTCGCTAATGTTACCATGAtaaagttttatgctagcattttagctaatgctatGCTATGCTTAACCTTAAAAATCATGGATATTGATACTTGGCACATTCTTAAAAGTACTAAAAAACTTCTTCTATGATAGCATGTTATTGTTTTATGCAAGCATGTTTGCtatttttattcaattaaacCAAAAAAATCACAGCTTtcaatacttggcgccatcttaaaattACGCTAGCTTTACCGATGCCATTatgttagcgttagcatgctaatgctctctgctagcattttagctcatttatgtttaacctaaaaatcatggattttgatactatcTTTGAAGTATGACAACTTCCCCTATATTAACATATTAATGTTTTGTCTTAGCATTTTTGCAAAACTTATTTGTTTAAAGCTAAAAACCATGGctaggcgccatcttagaagtactcTAACTTTTCCTACGTCGtcacgctaacgttagcttggCAATTTTCTTTgacgtttaccttgaaaatcatagattttgatacttggcgtcattttagaagtatgctagctttcttttatgttagcatgcatACATTTATGCTAATTGTATtagtttaaacctaaaaaccaAGGCTTTTAATGCTTGGGGCCACCTTAGAAGTACGAACCTAAAAATCTTCCtcaaagatgtgtgtgtgtgtgaatgctggCGGATTGAAACCAAATCCATGAACTGACAACTGTTGCTGcatcacagcatatcatagcaaCCCCCAGCTAGCGTGCCAATGCTAATCCAGTGATGACATCATGCTGCTTAAAATACCTCCTTGTTACTTTTGTTGGCCTTCACCTCCAGGTCGTAGCGCTCTTCATCGATGACGTCGATTTTGTGATGGAGCTCACGACAAAACTcctggacaacacacacacacagatgtcactcagtcacacacacacacacacacacacatgcacgcgcacAAGCACACCTGCAGCTCTTGCATGTTGGTGGGTACATCCAGGGGGGGGCAGCACTGAGCCATGTACCTCCCCCTCTCCGCCTCGCGCTCCCTCGACTCCTCCTCCAAGATACCTTTAGCAACAGCCAGCATCACactctgaacacacacacacacacacacacacacacacacacacacacacacacacacacacacacacacacacacacacacgcacacaaaagtGTGTGTTGTATAGCAGGTTTTGTCGTTAGCTTAGCAGCTTTAAATTTGTTTGACTTTTTTCAAGCTGCTCCTCAGAAGTCTCCTGGCGCCACCCAGTGGTTGCAGACTATTATAGCAGTTCAAGACAATGTACGTGTAGTATagtatacaccaggggtgtccaaagtgctgccTGAAACAAATGTTTTAACAGCCCGCGGTACattctaaaaaaatattataaagtgTACTTAAAGTGCAAACAGGTGTAGTGTAACAATACAAAGTTATATCACAAAgctgtttttctttaaaactgccattgctccaaaaataataatgaatcaaaatcaatgttgttatgaattattgacatatttagtgctccaatgacttcacatcaaatataccactttgaaatattttttgggggaaattttttttgcatattgtgtgtgtttgccatataaaaaacaagttttctttcacaaaacaaacaataaaaatacttttacaaatataatcgtagatagatctgaaattgatttAGAGAGCGTTAAAGTtgaaaaggaaaagaaaataacattttatattttatttgaacacttttatgagtggggccattTGGGTCGCCGAGACTTTTagtgagattttaaaaaaaacgtcataactaaaataaataaaaataataataataataatgaatctaaATTTATATGAGTTAtcgacctatttaaggcttcatTTACTTCACATCAGTGATTCCCCTTTGACATTTTAAGTGCAAAacattatatatttttgcaatattttattttacgttgggttttttttttacaaaaaaaagcattaaaaacattaaaaaaatacaaattttatattgacagatagctTTTTGTGACATGTAATAAAACATTATACTAATGGATAAAAAATATTCCTCTATGAAAAGCTAAAAAAATTTTGTTCttgttttgtttaaaataaataaataaactttatatatcgacagatagacctaaaATTGATTGagatatttaagcgttgaaagtaaattaacatatatgtatattatatgactttttaaaatatttttatgactgagaaacatatatatatatatatatatatatatatatatatatatatatatatatatatatatatgtgtgtgtgtatatatgagtatatgtatgtatatatatatatatatatatatatatatatatatatatatatatatatatatacctgtatatgtatgtgtatatgtatatatatatatatatatacacatatatactgtatatacacatatatatatatctacattacatatatatataaacatgtgtatatacacacatatataacatatatacgcatatatatacacacatatttactgtatatacacatatatacacatacatacatatatatatatatatatatatatatatatatatatatatatatatatatatacacacatacgtataagtatacatatatacatacatatatgtataccgtATATATGTATTTCAGCTTTTCAGTGTGcaaccctcagtggaaaaagtgtggacacccctgctctaaatagtatagtatagtacatgTAGTGTAGTATTGTATAAAGTAGTACAATGTATAGGCGTTCCCAGCTCGCCTCCCGGGAGGAGCTAGATGACGTGCCTGGAGGAGGGAAGCCGGGACTTCTCTGCTtatgctgctgcccccgcaacccgacctcggataagttgaagaagatggatggatagacgaaGTATAATACATTTTAAGTTTAGCGTAATAATACTAGTGTGGTACTGTAGTATTAATGTATCTCTcttgttttcatgcattttttgCCTTCTAGCGCAACAAGGGCTGGCACACTGACTTCCGCGCTGCTTTTTTTGTGAACCTTTGGATCTGCCTCTAGGAGCATTTTGGTCACATTTGCACCAAAAACCGGCTGCGGAGCTAACGTTGAGTACTAGTATAGCATACTAATAGTAGAGCATACAATATTGACTATGGCATTAGTACTGTAAAGTTTTGTGAGGTGTAATGATACTAGTATAGTTTTATAGTACCAGTACTGTATAGTGTAATGTAGGGTAATAATACTAGTATAGTACCCATAGTATTAATGTATAGTTTAATGTGAAAAAAACTGGCATAATACAGTAGTATT
Protein-coding sequences here:
- the LOC133646960 gene encoding troponin I, fast skeletal muscle-like isoform X2, with amino-acid sequence MSEKKMSSSRKHHLKEFCRELHHKIDVIDEERYDLEVKANKSNKEIEDLKIKVQDLMGKFRKPTLKKVRMSADAMLKALLGSKHTVNLDLRANLKQVKKEVKDEDKELRDVGDWRKNIEDKSGMDGRKKMFENEA
- the LOC133646960 gene encoding troponin I, fast skeletal muscle-like isoform X1, translated to MSEKKMSSSRKHHLKSVMLAVAKGILEEESREREAERGRYMAQCCPPLDVPTNMQELQEFCRELHHKIDVIDEERYDLEVKANKSNKEIEDLKIKVQDLMGKFRKPTLKKVRMSADAMLKALLGSKHTVNLDLRANLKQVKKEVKDEDKELRDVGDWRKNIEDKSGMDGRKKMFENEA